A window of Auraticoccus monumenti contains these coding sequences:
- a CDS encoding winged helix-turn-helix domain-containing protein has translation MPPETLSLPQARRVALAAQGLTGRPDRAVGMRDVQRLVDRLALLQIDSVNVVARAHRLPAFSRLGPYDDALLARAAGRSPRRLFEYWAHEASLVDVTLQPALRPRMAAAAEEAWGRIRSVQAEQPDLLDRVRAEVADRGPLTARQIQHEEERSTAHWGWNWSSVKVCLEWLFWSGEITAARRNEQFERVYDLPERVLPPAVIAAPTPDPADAVRTLVHRSAVALGVADERSLADYFRLKRAQVRPAVADLVEAGELVPVTVRGLRQPRWLHVGARVPRRVEGRALLSPFDSMVFERGRLLDLFDFHYRIEIYVPEPQRRYGYYVYPFLLGEELVARVDLKADRAAGVLLVRSAWVEGAAAARGGEVAQALGAELALLADWLGLDGVVVGTRGDLAAELAVAVAASGLG, from the coding sequence GTGCCGCCAGAGACCCTCAGCCTGCCCCAGGCCCGCCGGGTGGCGCTGGCCGCCCAGGGCCTGACCGGCCGCCCCGACCGGGCGGTCGGGATGCGCGACGTCCAGCGGCTGGTGGACCGGCTGGCGCTGCTGCAGATCGACTCGGTCAACGTGGTGGCCCGGGCCCACCGGCTGCCCGCCTTCTCCCGGCTGGGGCCCTACGACGACGCGCTGCTGGCCCGGGCCGCCGGCCGGTCGCCGCGACGGCTCTTCGAGTACTGGGCGCACGAGGCGTCGCTGGTCGACGTCACCCTGCAGCCGGCGCTGCGTCCCCGGATGGCGGCCGCCGCGGAGGAGGCCTGGGGCAGGATCCGCAGCGTCCAGGCCGAGCAGCCCGACCTGCTGGACCGGGTCCGGGCCGAGGTCGCCGACCGCGGACCGCTGACCGCCCGGCAGATCCAGCACGAGGAGGAGCGCTCCACCGCCCACTGGGGCTGGAACTGGTCCTCGGTGAAGGTGTGCCTGGAGTGGCTCTTCTGGTCCGGTGAGATCACCGCGGCCCGCCGCAACGAGCAGTTCGAGCGGGTCTACGACCTCCCCGAGCGGGTGCTGCCGCCGGCGGTGATCGCCGCCCCCACCCCCGACCCGGCCGACGCGGTCCGGACGCTGGTGCACCGCTCCGCGGTCGCCCTGGGGGTGGCCGACGAGCGCTCCCTGGCCGACTACTTCCGGCTCAAGCGGGCCCAGGTCCGCCCGGCGGTGGCCGACCTGGTCGAGGCGGGGGAGCTGGTGCCGGTGACGGTGCGGGGGCTGCGCCAGCCGCGCTGGCTGCACGTCGGCGCCCGGGTCCCGCGGCGGGTCGAGGGCCGCGCGCTGCTCAGCCCCTTCGACTCGATGGTCTTCGAGCGCGGTCGGCTGCTGGACCTCTTCGACTTCCACTACCGGATCGAGATCTACGTCCCCGAGCCCCAGCGCCGCTACGGCTACTACGTCTACCCCTTCCTGCTGGGGGAGGAGCTGGTGGCCCGGGTCGACCTCAAGGCCGACCGTGCGGCCGGGGTGCTGCTGGTGCGCTCGGCCTGGGTGGAGGGGGCCGCCGCCGCCCGCGGCGGTGAGGTGGCGCAGGCGCTGGGCGCCGAGCTGGCGCTGCTGGCGGACTGGCTCGGGCTCGACGGCGTCGTCGTCGGGACGCGCGGTGACCTCGCGGCGGAGCTGGCCGTCGCCGTGGCGGCGTCGGGGCTGGGCTGA
- a CDS encoding NYN domain-containing protein: MTDPDATRVAVYIDFDNIVISHYDHVHGRNAFSRDRARQRETGSGPSPEMVDRLEQATVDVGAVLDFASSYGTIVLTRAYADWSATVNARYQRQLVGRAVDLVQLFPAAAYAKNGADIRLAVDAVEDMFRLPDLTHVVIVAGDSDYVPLAQRCKRLGRYVVGIGVAGSTSKSLGAACDELVTYGALPGIAEEETRVEDEPAPAPVSRPDPVAVAGPTSPAELSDEDDDEDEPDATLSRRGATRLLERALRLAHEREDDDWLHASEVKTQMKRMDPSFSEKSLGYRSFSEFVKSRNSVAELDETDQTRLIRLRPDRNR; this comes from the coding sequence GTGACTGATCCCGACGCCACACGCGTGGCCGTCTACATCGACTTCGACAACATCGTGATCTCGCACTACGACCACGTGCACGGCCGCAACGCGTTCTCCCGCGACCGCGCCCGCCAGCGCGAGACCGGCAGCGGACCCTCGCCGGAGATGGTCGACCGGCTGGAGCAGGCGACGGTGGACGTGGGTGCGGTGCTCGACTTCGCCTCCTCCTACGGCACCATCGTGCTGACCCGCGCCTACGCCGACTGGTCCGCGACGGTCAACGCCCGCTACCAGCGCCAGCTGGTCGGGCGCGCGGTCGACCTGGTCCAGCTCTTCCCGGCCGCGGCCTACGCCAAGAACGGCGCCGACATCCGGCTGGCGGTGGACGCGGTGGAGGACATGTTCCGGCTGCCCGACCTCACCCACGTGGTGATCGTGGCCGGCGACTCCGACTACGTCCCGCTGGCCCAGCGCTGCAAGCGGCTGGGGCGCTACGTGGTGGGGATCGGCGTGGCCGGCTCCACCAGCAAGTCCCTCGGGGCGGCCTGCGACGAGCTGGTCACCTACGGCGCCCTGCCCGGGATCGCCGAGGAGGAGACCCGGGTCGAGGACGAGCCCGCCCCCGCCCCGGTGAGCCGGCCGGACCCGGTGGCGGTGGCGGGTCCCACCTCCCCGGCCGAGCTCTCCGACGAGGACGACGACGAGGACGAGCCCGACGCCACCCTCAGCCGTCGCGGGGCCACCCGGCTGCTGGAGCGGGCGCTGCGGCTGGCCCACGAGCGCGAGGACGACGACTGGCTGCACGCCTCGGAGGTCAAGACGCAGATGAAGCGGATGGACCCCTCCTTCAGCGAGAAGTCCCTGGGCTACCGCTCCTTCTCGGAGTTCGTGAAGTCGCGCAACAGCGTGGCCGAGCTGGACGAGACCGACCAGACCCGGCTGATCCGGCTGCGGCCGGACCGCAACCGCTGA
- a CDS encoding methylated-DNA--[protein]-cysteine S-methyltransferase, whose translation MSPTHTVLDSPVGPLTLVAEEGALTALLMGRHRHPGMALGARRDGDFAAAAEQLEDYFAGGLTRFELPLAPAGRPFDLRVWALLREIPYGTTRSYAELARELGGTGFSQAVGRANGRNPIGIVVPCHRVVGTDGSLTGYAGGLERKRALLHLEDPARFGEQLLF comes from the coding sequence ATGTCGCCCACGCACACCGTGCTGGACTCACCGGTCGGCCCGCTGACCCTGGTGGCCGAAGAGGGGGCGCTGACCGCGCTCCTGATGGGCCGCCACCGCCACCCGGGGATGGCGCTGGGCGCCCGCCGCGACGGCGACTTCGCCGCCGCGGCGGAGCAGCTGGAGGACTACTTCGCCGGCGGGCTGACCCGCTTCGAGCTGCCGCTGGCCCCGGCCGGGCGGCCCTTCGACCTCCGGGTCTGGGCGCTGCTGCGCGAGATCCCCTACGGCACCACGCGCAGCTACGCCGAGCTGGCCCGCGAGCTGGGCGGGACGGGGTTCTCCCAGGCGGTCGGCCGGGCCAACGGCCGCAACCCGATCGGGATCGTGGTGCCCTGCCACCGGGTGGTGGGCACCGACGGGTCGCTGACCGGCTACGCCGGTGGGCTGGAGCGCAAGCGCGCCCTGCTCCACCTGGAGGACCCCGCCCGCTTCGGCGAGCAGCTCCTGTTCTAG
- the hpf gene encoding ribosome hibernation-promoting factor, HPF/YfiA family, which produces MDVVVSGRHCTVTEEFRSHVQERVTRIERLRDRVIRVEVEVSADNARNPDQDTCVQITLVSKGPAVRAESCAHDKTAAFERALDKLTTQLRKAHDRRAVHHRGGGRMPLREVAMLHAMPAEEPAAEDSDVHTVAGMEVRGDGPLVVREKTHSAPPMTLDQALDEMELVGHDFYLFVDAASGRPSVVYRRHAYDYGVIHLETEGAEQAATA; this is translated from the coding sequence ATGGATGTTGTCGTGTCAGGTCGCCACTGCACCGTGACGGAGGAGTTCCGTTCCCACGTGCAGGAGAGGGTCACCAGGATCGAGCGTCTGCGGGACCGGGTGATCCGGGTCGAGGTGGAGGTGTCGGCCGACAACGCCCGCAACCCCGACCAGGACACCTGCGTGCAGATCACGCTGGTGAGCAAGGGACCGGCGGTGCGCGCGGAGTCCTGCGCCCACGACAAGACCGCCGCCTTCGAGCGCGCCCTGGACAAGCTCACCACCCAGCTCCGCAAGGCCCACGACCGCCGGGCGGTGCACCACCGCGGCGGTGGACGGATGCCGCTGCGCGAGGTCGCCATGCTGCACGCGATGCCGGCCGAGGAGCCGGCCGCCGAGGACAGCGACGTGCACACCGTGGCCGGCATGGAGGTCCGCGGGGACGGCCCGCTGGTGGTGCGCGAGAAGACCCACTCCGCGCCCCCGATGACCCTGGACCAGGCCCTGGACGAGATGGAGCTCGTCGGTCACGACTTCTACCTCTTCGTCGACGCCGCCAGCGGACGTCCCAGCGTCGTCTACCGCCGCCACGCCTACGACTACGGCGTCATCCACCTCGAGACCGAGGGCGCCGAGCAGGCCGCCACCGCCTGA
- a CDS encoding ammonium transporter yields the protein MEIDTGDTAWVLVSAAMVLLMTPGLALFYGGMVRSKSVLNMMLMSFASLGVIGVLWVLYGYSMTFGSSVGDARIVGNPLEYLGLEGLMSPEAVSGTIPTLAFVSFQAVFAIIAVALISGAIADRARFGTWIVFTVIWATLVYFPVAHWVFAFDATDDAGTVTTYGGWIANVVEALDFAGGTAIHINAGAAALALVLVVGKRIGFQREPMRPHNLPLVMAGAGLLWFGWFGFNAGSALGAGTLASVAFVNTIVATSAAILGWLLLERLRDGHPTSLGAASGVVAGLVAITPAANSVSPVGALLIGLIAGVVCALAVGLKYRFGYDDSLDVVGVHLVGGLVGTLLIGFFAHPDSPAEVAGLFYGGGLSQLGKQAIGAFAVLIYSFVVTLLIALLLKAVMGWRVSAEAETDGIDGDQHAESGYDLHPLRGGSGMIATASALGSSTTPSAAAKEEELA from the coding sequence ATGGAAATTGATACCGGTGATACCGCGTGGGTCCTGGTCTCCGCCGCCATGGTCCTGCTGATGACCCCTGGTCTCGCACTCTTCTACGGCGGCATGGTCCGGTCCAAGAGCGTTCTGAACATGATGCTGATGAGCTTCGCCAGTCTCGGCGTCATCGGGGTCCTCTGGGTCCTCTACGGCTACAGCATGACCTTCGGCAGCTCCGTCGGGGACGCCCGCATCGTCGGGAACCCGCTGGAGTACCTCGGTCTCGAGGGTCTGATGAGTCCTGAGGCGGTGTCCGGGACGATCCCGACGCTCGCCTTCGTGTCCTTCCAGGCCGTCTTCGCCATCATCGCCGTCGCGCTGATCTCGGGCGCGATCGCCGACCGGGCCAGGTTCGGGACCTGGATCGTCTTCACGGTGATCTGGGCGACGCTGGTCTACTTCCCCGTCGCGCACTGGGTCTTCGCCTTCGACGCGACCGACGACGCGGGGACCGTCACCACCTACGGCGGCTGGATCGCCAACGTGGTCGAGGCCCTCGACTTCGCCGGTGGCACCGCCATCCACATCAACGCCGGTGCGGCCGCCCTGGCCCTCGTCCTGGTGGTCGGGAAGCGGATCGGCTTCCAGCGCGAGCCGATGCGCCCGCACAACTTGCCGCTGGTGATGGCCGGCGCCGGTCTGCTGTGGTTCGGCTGGTTCGGCTTCAACGCCGGCTCCGCCCTCGGTGCGGGCACCCTGGCCTCGGTGGCCTTCGTCAACACCATCGTCGCCACCTCGGCGGCCATCCTCGGCTGGCTGCTGCTGGAGCGTCTCCGCGACGGCCACCCCACCAGCCTGGGCGCCGCCTCGGGCGTGGTGGCCGGTCTGGTCGCCATCACCCCGGCCGCGAACTCCGTCTCCCCGGTCGGTGCCCTGCTGATCGGTCTGATCGCGGGTGTGGTCTGCGCCCTGGCCGTCGGCCTGAAGTACCGCTTCGGCTACGACGACAGCCTGGACGTGGTCGGTGTCCACCTGGTCGGCGGTCTGGTCGGCACCCTGCTGATCGGCTTCTTCGCCCACCCCGACTCCCCGGCCGAGGTGGCCGGTCTCTTCTACGGCGGCGGGCTGTCCCAGCTCGGCAAGCAGGCCATCGGCGCCTTCGCCGTCCTGATCTACTCCTTCGTGGTCACGCTGCTGATCGCGCTGCTGCTCAAGGCCGTGATGGGCTGGCGGGTCAGCGCCGAGGCCGAGACCGACGGCATCGACGGCGACCAGCACGCCGAGTCCGGATACGACCTGCACCCCCTGCGCGGTGGTAGTGGCATGATCGCCACCGCCTCGGCCCTGGGGAGCAGCACCACCCCGTCCGCCGCCGCGAAGGAAGAGGAACTGGCATGA
- a CDS encoding P-II family nitrogen regulator — MKLITAIIKPHQLESVRDALERFGISGMTVSEASGYGRQRGHSEVYRGAEYTVDFIPKIRLEVLVDEPDAANVINLIVQQARTGRIGDGKVWAVPVDEVVRVRTGDRGPDAL; from the coding sequence ATGAAGCTGATCACCGCGATCATCAAGCCGCACCAGCTGGAGTCGGTGCGCGACGCCCTCGAGCGGTTCGGGATCTCCGGCATGACCGTCAGCGAGGCCAGCGGGTACGGCCGCCAGCGCGGGCACAGCGAGGTCTACCGGGGGGCGGAGTACACCGTGGACTTCATCCCCAAGATCCGGCTGGAGGTCCTGGTGGACGAGCCGGACGCCGCCAACGTGATCAACCTGATCGTCCAGCAGGCCCGCACCGGGCGCATCGGTGACGGCAAGGTCTGGGCCGTCCCCGTGGACGAGGTCGTGCGGGTGCGCACCGGCGACCGCGGCCCGGATGCACTCTGA
- a CDS encoding [protein-PII] uridylyltransferase family protein produces MLRTATTDRTLTFLRSLWDAATEGHAQPIHVGSGVALACTGSLARGDGGPLSDLDLVLLHDGRALAAGDLAELADRLWYPLWDSGVGLDHSVRSPAQCRQVASGDLAVAAAMLDLSPVAGDETLVSAVSKQLAEDWRAQSRKRLPELADSLTERHSSAGDLSQSLQPDLKEARGGLRDMVVLQALTRSWLADRPHGAPDRAYAQLLDVRDALHVVTGRSRSILAREDQQPVAELLGLEDVDELLTVVSRSARVVHRALHTTLRSALQSQQARVRRIGPRRPQLAPLGHGLYLHDGEVVLGRGSDLTDPLLVLRAAVAAAERQIPLGPATVANLAARGAGLPVPWPAAARELLVQLLGSGEGLLEVWEALDQAGVVDGWLPAWAAVRSRPQRNGIHRHTVDRHLLETVLHASRVGDPPARHDLLLVAALLHDIGKVRGAGDHSVAGEPIALAAVQRLGFPAGDAAVVARLVREHLTLITLATTRDPTDPATLAAAADAVDGRPELVDLLAALTEADARAVGSKAWTPWRATLLHSLTGHLRAALGRGHDRPAEHVGTDVG; encoded by the coding sequence GTGCTGAGGACCGCCACCACCGATCGCACCCTCACCTTCCTGCGCAGCCTGTGGGACGCGGCCACCGAGGGCCACGCCCAACCGATCCACGTCGGCTCCGGGGTGGCCCTCGCCTGCACCGGGAGCCTGGCCCGCGGCGACGGCGGCCCGCTCAGCGACCTCGACCTGGTGCTGCTGCACGACGGCCGCGCCCTCGCCGCCGGCGACCTGGCCGAGCTGGCCGACCGGCTCTGGTACCCGCTGTGGGACTCCGGCGTCGGCCTGGACCACTCGGTCCGCTCCCCGGCCCAGTGCCGCCAGGTGGCCTCCGGCGACCTGGCGGTGGCCGCGGCGATGCTGGACCTGAGCCCGGTGGCCGGGGACGAGACGCTGGTGTCGGCGGTGAGCAAGCAGCTGGCCGAGGACTGGCGGGCCCAGTCCCGCAAGCGGCTGCCCGAGCTGGCCGACAGCCTGACCGAGCGCCACTCCTCCGCCGGCGACCTCTCCCAGTCCCTGCAGCCCGACCTCAAGGAGGCCCGGGGCGGGCTCCGCGACATGGTGGTGCTGCAGGCGCTGACCCGCTCCTGGCTGGCCGACCGGCCGCACGGCGCCCCGGACCGCGCCTACGCCCAGCTGCTCGACGTCCGCGACGCGCTGCACGTGGTCACCGGCCGCAGCCGCAGCATCCTGGCCCGCGAGGACCAGCAGCCGGTGGCCGAGCTGCTCGGGCTGGAGGACGTCGACGAGCTGCTGACCGTGGTCTCCCGCTCCGCCCGGGTGGTGCACCGGGCCCTGCACACCACCCTGCGCAGCGCGCTGCAGTCCCAGCAGGCCCGGGTACGGCGGATCGGGCCCCGACGCCCCCAGCTCGCCCCCCTCGGCCACGGCCTCTACCTGCACGACGGCGAGGTGGTGCTGGGGCGCGGCAGCGACCTCACCGACCCGCTGCTGGTGCTGCGGGCGGCGGTCGCCGCCGCGGAGCGCCAGATCCCACTCGGACCCGCCACGGTGGCCAACCTGGCCGCCCGCGGCGCCGGGCTGCCGGTGCCGTGGCCTGCTGCCGCCCGCGAGCTGCTGGTGCAGCTGCTGGGCAGCGGCGAGGGGCTGCTGGAGGTGTGGGAGGCCCTCGACCAGGCCGGCGTGGTCGACGGCTGGCTGCCGGCCTGGGCGGCCGTGCGCAGCCGGCCGCAGCGCAACGGGATCCACCGCCACACGGTCGACCGGCACCTGCTGGAGACGGTGCTGCACGCCTCCCGCGTGGGCGACCCGCCGGCGCGACACGACCTGCTGCTGGTCGCCGCGCTGCTGCACGACATCGGCAAGGTCCGCGGGGCGGGCGACCACAGCGTCGCGGGCGAGCCGATCGCCCTCGCCGCCGTCCAGCGCCTGGGCTTCCCCGCCGGGGACGCCGCCGTCGTGGCCCGGCTGGTGCGCGAGCACCTGACCCTGATCACGCTGGCCACCACCCGCGACCCGACCGACCCCGCCACGCTGGCCGCGGCCGCCGACGCCGTGGACGGGCGCCCGGAGCTGGTCGACCTGCTGGCCGCGCTGACCGAGGCCGACGCGCGGGCGGTGGGCAGCAAGGCCTGGACCCCGTGGCGGGCGACGCTGCTGCACTCACTGACCGGGCACCTCCGGGCGGCGCTCGGTCGCGGCCACGACCGCCCCGCCGAGCACGTGGGCACCGACGTCGGCTGA
- a CDS encoding ComF family protein, with the protein MRVWADAAADLLLGAACPGCGVPGLGCCPACRAALEEEPVRHWRSLWPRGSPEPVLAAAPYAGVVRQLVTAYKERQAWSLAGLLGPRLGLAVAALLEERGWDGPVLLVPVPSSPAVVRERGLDTTARLASRAAGWLRGAGLPVRSGPRLAHRRRVGDQAELSAAERWENLSGALAARAGPRSGEAWVVVDDVVTTGASLAEARRASADVGAHVLGGAVVAATERRPEVPGQ; encoded by the coding sequence ATGAGGGTGTGGGCGGACGCGGCGGCGGACCTGCTGCTGGGAGCGGCCTGCCCGGGGTGCGGGGTGCCCGGGCTGGGCTGCTGCCCGGCGTGCCGGGCGGCGCTGGAGGAGGAGCCGGTGCGGCACTGGCGGTCGCTGTGGCCGCGGGGGAGCCCGGAGCCGGTGCTGGCCGCGGCGCCGTACGCCGGCGTGGTTCGGCAGCTGGTGACGGCCTACAAGGAGCGGCAGGCCTGGTCCCTGGCCGGGCTGCTCGGACCCCGGCTGGGGCTGGCGGTGGCCGCGCTGCTGGAGGAGCGGGGCTGGGACGGGCCGGTGCTGCTGGTACCCGTGCCCTCCTCCCCGGCGGTGGTGCGCGAGCGGGGGCTGGACACCACGGCGCGGCTGGCCTCCCGGGCGGCGGGGTGGCTGCGGGGTGCGGGGCTGCCGGTGCGGTCCGGTCCGCGGCTGGCGCACCGCAGACGGGTGGGGGACCAGGCCGAGCTGTCCGCCGCCGAGCGCTGGGAGAACCTGTCGGGGGCGCTGGCCGCCCGCGCCGGCCCGCGGTCCGGGGAGGCGTGGGTGGTGGTCGACGACGTGGTCACCACCGGGGCCAGCCTGGCCGAGGCGCGACGGGCCTCAGCCGACGTCGGTGCCCACGTGCTCGGCGGGGCGGTCGTGGCCGCGACCGAGCGCCGCCCGGAGGTGCCCGGTCAGTGA
- a CDS encoding GerMN domain-containing protein gives MTRRWWLLVLPLLAGLLSSCLTVPTSGPVEAGHPPSQAPSGSVEIEPEPPVRDAPAALVVEGFLHAMANYRTDYTVAREYLAEDVRESWRPDEAVLVYGEGSPVSSGSSVVLEAELVGVVGPDGSYSQQDRDYRIDFGMERDAEGQWRIGHPPDGLLVSQYLFERFYDGLNVYFFDPAFAGVVPDPIYVPRGNQSATTLVNALLDGPTSWLAPAVVTAVPEQAELGLSIPISPEGVAEVSLDETVDQLTAEQRNRMAAQVVWTLRQLEEITAVRFLSAGTPYVVPGQRADGTVAVSAYDYLSPLAGSGDPQLLVVEGKGVSRVRDGLTATPELVAVEGPFADLGEPVAAMAAAPAPDQELAVVSADRRRLLVADGVAGAAVEEPLPGAKGLLTPQYTRLHDLWVMQSGDDGTRVHVVDEGGAREVDAPALADKEVVSFRISPDGTRMAVAHRVDGRTELGMALVRRGDQPSVTSLRSIPLVSATGRLTLVDEVTWSDATSLLLLARAGEDSPSLPWVVDQDGAEMTQAGPGGWDPVALAAFPHPAGLRAAVVGREGQLWLRQGDYRWPEVLGGVTAAAWTG, from the coding sequence GTGACCCGGCGCTGGTGGCTGCTGGTGCTGCCCCTGCTGGCCGGGCTGCTCAGCTCCTGCCTGACCGTGCCCACCTCGGGTCCGGTGGAGGCAGGTCACCCGCCCAGCCAGGCGCCCAGCGGTTCGGTGGAGATCGAGCCCGAGCCACCCGTCCGGGACGCGCCCGCAGCGCTGGTGGTGGAGGGGTTCCTGCACGCCATGGCCAACTACCGCACCGACTACACGGTGGCCCGGGAGTACCTGGCCGAGGACGTCCGCGAGTCCTGGCGCCCGGACGAGGCGGTGCTGGTCTACGGCGAGGGGTCGCCGGTGAGCAGCGGCAGCAGCGTCGTGCTGGAGGCGGAGCTGGTGGGCGTGGTGGGCCCCGACGGCTCCTACAGCCAGCAGGACCGCGACTACCGCATCGACTTCGGGATGGAGCGCGACGCCGAGGGGCAGTGGCGGATCGGCCACCCGCCGGACGGGCTGCTGGTCTCCCAGTACCTGTTCGAGCGCTTCTACGACGGCCTCAACGTGTACTTCTTCGACCCGGCCTTCGCCGGTGTGGTGCCGGACCCGATCTACGTGCCGCGCGGCAACCAGTCGGCCACCACCCTGGTCAACGCGCTGCTGGACGGCCCGACCAGCTGGCTGGCCCCGGCGGTGGTCACCGCGGTGCCCGAGCAGGCCGAGCTGGGGCTGTCCATCCCGATCAGCCCCGAAGGTGTCGCCGAGGTGTCGCTGGACGAGACCGTGGACCAGCTCACCGCCGAGCAGCGCAACCGGATGGCCGCCCAGGTGGTGTGGACCCTGCGCCAGCTGGAGGAGATCACCGCCGTCCGCTTCCTCTCCGCCGGGACCCCCTACGTGGTGCCGGGGCAGCGCGCCGACGGCACCGTCGCCGTCTCGGCCTACGACTACCTGTCCCCGCTGGCCGGCAGCGGGGACCCGCAGCTGCTGGTGGTCGAGGGCAAGGGGGTGTCGCGGGTCCGGGACGGGCTGACGGCGACCCCCGAGCTGGTGGCGGTCGAAGGCCCGTTCGCCGACCTCGGGGAGCCGGTCGCGGCGATGGCCGCCGCCCCGGCCCCGGACCAGGAGCTCGCGGTGGTCAGTGCGGACCGGCGCCGGCTGCTGGTGGCCGACGGCGTCGCCGGTGCCGCCGTCGAGGAACCGCTGCCCGGGGCGAAGGGGTTGCTGACCCCGCAGTACACCCGGCTGCACGACCTCTGGGTGATGCAGTCCGGTGACGACGGCACCCGGGTGCACGTGGTGGACGAGGGCGGGGCCCGCGAGGTCGACGCCCCGGCGCTGGCCGACAAGGAGGTCGTCTCCTTCCGCATCTCCCCCGACGGGACCCGGATGGCGGTGGCCCACCGGGTGGACGGCCGGACCGAGCTGGGGATGGCGCTGGTGCGCCGCGGGGACCAGCCCTCGGTCACCTCGCTGCGGAGCATCCCGCTGGTCTCGGCGACCGGACGGCTGACGCTGGTCGACGAGGTCACCTGGTCCGACGCCACGTCGCTGCTGCTGCTGGCCCGCGCCGGGGAGGACAGCCCCTCGCTGCCGTGGGTGGTGGACCAGGACGGTGCCGAGATGACCCAGGCCGGTCCGGGCGGGTGGGACCCGGTCGCGCTGGCGGCCTTCCCGCACCCCGCGGGGCTACGGGCCGCGGTGGTGGGCCGGGAGGGGCAGCTGTGGCTCCGCCAGGGCGACTACCGCTGGCCCGAGGTGCTCGGCGGCGTGACCGCGGCGGCCTGGACGGGCTGA
- the mtrB gene encoding MtrAB system histidine kinase MtrB yields the protein MAASTAVILLGGFLLLQQATEGILRTKQDQALAEAAVALDTAQRSLQAADLSRSNVNEVLTRLAIEAASRGVASGQYEVVVQGPVSDIQSPRVSAQSVPESLRAQVAGEEGTWVTPTQVRWTDGSEPVPGVAVGGSLVAPGSGRYAIYFIFPLTSELATLEVVQRAVTTTGTLLVLALTVVAAVVARQVVDPVREARLTAERLAAGQLDDRLPVRGTDDLASLAVSMNHMASELQQQIGRLEGLSQVQQQFVSDVSHELRTPLTTVRMAAEVLHENREDFDPVSARSAELLYHEVDRFEGLLADLLEISRFDAGAAVLSCEETDLLELVEREMSAQAAFAERSGTPLRLFRPPQPCTAEVDPRRITRVLRNLVTNAIEHGERRPIDIRLASDSTAAAITVRDHGIGFEAAQVDQVFHRFWRADPSRARTVGGTGLGLAIALEDAHLHGGWLDAWARPGLGAQFRLTVPRVHGTALHGSPLPDLPADPRPAAPPPAARPALLPGTVTS from the coding sequence CTGGCGGCGTCGACGGCGGTGATCCTGCTCGGCGGGTTCCTGCTGCTGCAGCAGGCCACCGAGGGCATCCTGCGCACCAAGCAGGACCAGGCCCTGGCCGAGGCCGCGGTGGCGCTGGACACCGCCCAGCGCTCGCTGCAGGCCGCCGACCTCTCGCGCTCCAACGTCAACGAGGTGCTGACCCGGCTGGCCATCGAGGCGGCCAGCCGCGGCGTGGCCAGCGGGCAGTACGAGGTCGTGGTGCAGGGCCCGGTCTCCGACATCCAGTCACCGCGGGTCTCCGCCCAGAGCGTGCCGGAGTCCCTGCGGGCCCAGGTGGCGGGGGAGGAGGGCACCTGGGTGACTCCCACCCAGGTGCGCTGGACCGACGGTTCGGAGCCGGTGCCGGGTGTGGCGGTGGGTGGCTCGCTGGTCGCCCCCGGCTCGGGCCGCTACGCCATCTACTTCATCTTCCCGCTGACCAGCGAGCTGGCCACGCTGGAGGTCGTGCAGCGTGCGGTCACCACCACCGGCACGCTGCTGGTGCTGGCCCTGACCGTGGTGGCCGCGGTGGTGGCCCGGCAGGTGGTCGACCCGGTGCGGGAGGCCCGGCTCACCGCGGAGCGGCTGGCCGCCGGGCAGCTGGACGACCGGCTGCCGGTGCGGGGGACCGACGACCTGGCCAGCCTGGCCGTCTCGATGAACCACATGGCCTCGGAGCTGCAGCAGCAGATCGGGCGGCTGGAGGGGCTCTCGCAGGTCCAGCAGCAGTTCGTCTCCGACGTCAGCCACGAGCTGCGGACCCCGCTGACCACGGTGCGGATGGCGGCGGAGGTGCTGCACGAGAACCGCGAGGACTTCGACCCGGTCTCGGCCCGCAGCGCGGAGCTGCTGTACCACGAGGTCGACCGCTTCGAGGGCCTGCTGGCCGACCTGCTGGAGATCTCCCGCTTCGACGCCGGGGCGGCGGTGCTGTCCTGCGAGGAGACCGACCTGCTGGAGCTGGTGGAGCGGGAGATGTCGGCCCAGGCCGCCTTCGCCGAGCGCTCCGGGACGCCGCTGCGGCTGTTCCGCCCGCCGCAGCCGTGCACCGCCGAGGTCGACCCGCGCCGGATCACCCGGGTGCTGCGCAACCTGGTCACCAACGCCATCGAGCACGGGGAGCGGCGCCCGATCGACATCCGGCTGGCCTCGGACTCCACCGCGGCGGCGATCACCGTGCGCGACCACGGGATCGGCTTCGAGGCCGCCCAGGTCGACCAGGTGTTCCACCGCTTCTGGCGCGCCGACCCCTCGCGCGCCCGGACCGTGGGGGGCACCGGGCTGGGGCTGGCCATCGCGCTCGAGGACGCCCACCTGCACGGCGGCTGGCTGGACGCGTGGGCCCGGCCGGGGCTGGGGGCCCAGTTCCGCCTGACGGTCCCGCGGGTGCACGGCACCGCGCTGCACGGCTCGCCGCTGCCCGACCTCCCCGCCGACCCGCGACCCGCGGCACCGCCGCCCGCGGCCCGTCCGGCGCTGCTCCCCGGGACGGTGACGTCGTGA